The proteins below come from a single Dinghuibacter silviterrae genomic window:
- the pafA gene encoding alkaline phosphatase PafA, with protein sequence MVRKLVLCSAILLSGAVSAQIKRPKLVVGIMIDQMRWDYLYRYYDRYPEGGFKRLLNGGFKCENTMIPYIPTYTACGHSCVYTGSVPAVHGMTGNSWFDNDKGREVYCTEDDSVQTVGSTSDEGKESPRNLLATTVTDELRLATNFGSKVIGISFKDRASILPAGHLANAAYWYDHKTGAFITSTYYQKDLPDWVKAFNAQKLPDAYYKEGWNTVYPLASYTESTADSVAWEGTPFGPDQTHFPYNLSRFVGKNYGALGTTPFGNSIVEEMCKAALTGENLGKGEHTDFLAVSFSSTDYVGHAFGPNSIEAEDTYLRLDRTLADLLATLDEKVGKGQYLVFLTADHGAAHAAGFLQEHNVPAGTVSLAAWRKGLEDRIEKVFFTPRLIRDVLNYQVYLNRPLMDSMMLDPRKVENEVVKYLMAQPGVARAFALDRMDNEPLPEVIRTSVENGYFPRRSGDIQVILMPAWMEGFKTGTTHGLWNPYDAHIPLVWFGWGVKPGSLHRTVYMTDIAVTLAAMLHIQMPNGAVGHVIEEVAD encoded by the coding sequence ATGGTCCGCAAACTGGTTTTGTGTAGTGCAATCCTTCTCTCCGGCGCGGTTTCCGCCCAAATCAAGCGTCCAAAACTCGTGGTCGGCATCATGATCGACCAGATGCGCTGGGACTACCTGTACCGCTATTACGATCGTTACCCCGAAGGAGGGTTTAAGCGGCTGCTGAACGGCGGTTTCAAATGCGAGAACACCATGATCCCCTATATCCCAACCTATACTGCCTGCGGCCATTCCTGTGTCTATACGGGAAGCGTACCCGCCGTTCACGGTATGACCGGGAACAGCTGGTTTGACAACGACAAAGGGCGGGAAGTCTATTGCACCGAGGATGACTCGGTCCAAACGGTCGGCAGCACTTCGGACGAAGGTAAGGAAAGCCCACGGAACCTGTTGGCCACCACCGTTACGGACGAGCTTCGCCTGGCCACGAATTTCGGGAGCAAGGTCATTGGCATTTCCTTCAAAGACCGGGCCTCGATCCTGCCCGCGGGACACCTGGCGAATGCAGCCTATTGGTACGACCATAAAACAGGGGCGTTTATTACGAGCACCTACTATCAAAAAGACCTGCCGGACTGGGTAAAAGCCTTCAACGCCCAAAAGCTGCCCGACGCCTACTATAAAGAGGGTTGGAATACGGTTTACCCACTGGCATCTTACACCGAAAGCACGGCCGATTCCGTGGCCTGGGAGGGCACCCCTTTTGGCCCCGACCAGACGCATTTCCCCTACAACCTGTCGCGTTTCGTGGGAAAAAACTACGGTGCGCTCGGCACCACGCCCTTCGGCAACTCGATCGTGGAGGAAATGTGCAAGGCGGCCCTCACCGGCGAAAACCTGGGGAAGGGTGAGCACACCGATTTCCTGGCCGTCAGTTTTTCCTCCACGGATTACGTGGGCCATGCCTTTGGCCCGAACTCCATAGAGGCCGAAGATACATACCTGCGGCTGGACCGTACGCTGGCCGACCTGCTCGCCACCCTTGACGAAAAGGTTGGCAAGGGCCAATACCTCGTCTTCCTGACCGCGGATCACGGCGCCGCCCATGCCGCCGGTTTCCTCCAGGAACACAACGTGCCGGCGGGTACGGTCAGCCTGGCGGCTTGGAGAAAAGGGCTGGAGGACCGGATCGAAAAAGTTTTCTTTACGCCCCGCCTCATCAGGGACGTCCTCAACTACCAGGTCTACCTGAACCGCCCGCTGATGGACTCGATGATGCTGGACCCGCGGAAGGTAGAGAACGAAGTGGTCAAATACCTTATGGCCCAGCCGGGTGTCGCGCGCGCGTTTGCACTCGACCGTATGGACAACGAGCCCCTGCCGGAAGTCATCCGGACATCGGTGGAAAACGGCTATTTCCCACGCCGTAGCGGCGATATACAAGTCATCCTCATGCCCGCCTGGATGGAGGGGTTCAAAACCGGAACCACGCATGGCCTCTGGAACCCCTATGACGCCCATATCCCGCTCGTATGGTTTGGCTGGGGTGTCAAACCCGGTTCCCTACACCGGACGGTATACATGACCGATATAGCGGTGACGCTGGCGGCGATGTTGCATATACAGATGCCCAATGGGGCGGTGGGGCATGTGATTGAGGAGGTGGCGGACTAG
- the lepB gene encoding signal peptidase I translates to MKKRYWLAAALAAIVVCWVVLRVTGVIQFYKVSTTSNEPTLRIGKYFFAGRWAKPKRFDFVLYMGKAPGDETKTKWIHRLCGLPGDTLEIRGGILYINGNSPDSSLSLARMYCVSSAKARTLMTKHHLAYATVSYETDVFNLGWDSSFVILDQQLAAREGLPHFTTVPAGRPEKDIVRSFGKPWNRDNFGPVVVPPHEFFVLGDSRSNAYDSRYHGFVADTDVVATVLDKR, encoded by the coding sequence ATGAAAAAAAGATATTGGCTGGCCGCCGCACTGGCTGCGATCGTTGTTTGCTGGGTCGTGCTCAGGGTCACCGGAGTCATTCAATTCTATAAGGTGTCGACGACCTCCAACGAACCCACCCTTCGCATCGGCAAGTATTTTTTCGCCGGGCGTTGGGCCAAACCGAAGCGCTTCGATTTCGTCCTGTATATGGGGAAAGCCCCCGGCGACGAGACCAAGACCAAGTGGATCCACCGGCTGTGTGGTCTTCCGGGAGATACCCTGGAAATCCGCGGGGGTATCCTGTACATCAACGGCAATAGCCCAGACAGCAGCTTGTCGCTGGCAAGAATGTACTGTGTATCGAGTGCGAAGGCCCGGACGTTAATGACCAAACACCATCTCGCATACGCTACCGTAAGTTATGAAACCGACGTTTTTAATCTCGGATGGGACTCCAGCTTTGTCATACTCGACCAGCAACTGGCGGCCCGCGAAGGTCTCCCCCATTTTACCACGGTACCGGCCGGCCGGCCGGAAAAAGATATAGTGCGTTCCTTCGGCAAACCCTGGAACAGGGATAATTTCGGCCCTGTCGTCGTGCCGCCCCACGAATTTTTCGTCCTTGGCGACAGCAGGAGCAATGCCTACGACTCGCGATACCACGGATTTGTCGCGGACACGGACGTAGTGGCGACAGTGCTCGACAAACGCTAG
- a CDS encoding YpdA family putative bacillithiol disulfide reductase translates to MEIPFYRLLIIGGGPIGLACALEAQKHGVDYLILEKGCLVNSLYHYPLGMTFFSTSERLEIGGVPFVSNSVKPTRPEALEYYRRVALSHVVNIRLFEAVERVQPSGNGKYLVTTAHGRYEAANVIIATGFYDIPNLLHIPGEQLPKVRHYYKEPHFYALQKVVVVGAANSAVDAALETFRKGAHVTLVTQGPAISERVKYWVKPDIENRIKEGSIRAFFNSHLAAIEERSVTIRTPEGLLTIDNDYVLAMTGYQPNFAFLEGMGITLSQDALRLPAYNPDTMETNLPGVYLAGVVCGGMNTHKWFIENSRVHAEVILRHITSL, encoded by the coding sequence ATGGAGATCCCGTTTTATCGTTTACTGATCATCGGCGGTGGCCCTATCGGCCTCGCCTGCGCGCTGGAAGCCCAAAAGCACGGAGTAGACTACTTGATTTTGGAAAAAGGTTGCCTTGTTAACAGCCTTTACCATTACCCGCTGGGGATGACGTTCTTTTCCACCTCGGAAAGATTGGAGATCGGGGGCGTGCCCTTTGTCTCCAACAGCGTCAAGCCAACCCGGCCCGAAGCCCTGGAATATTACCGGCGGGTGGCCCTTTCCCACGTGGTAAACATCCGCCTGTTCGAAGCCGTGGAGCGCGTACAGCCTTCCGGCAACGGGAAATACCTCGTCACCACCGCGCACGGGCGCTATGAAGCCGCCAACGTCATCATCGCGACCGGGTTCTATGACATTCCCAACCTCCTCCATATCCCCGGCGAACAACTCCCCAAGGTCCGGCACTATTACAAGGAGCCCCACTTCTACGCCCTGCAAAAGGTCGTCGTGGTCGGCGCCGCCAACTCCGCCGTGGACGCCGCCCTGGAAACCTTTCGCAAAGGCGCCCACGTCACCCTGGTGACCCAGGGACCCGCCATCAGCGAGCGCGTCAAATACTGGGTCAAACCCGACATCGAAAACCGGATCAAGGAAGGCAGCATCCGGGCCTTTTTTAACAGCCACCTCGCCGCCATCGAAGAGCGGTCGGTCACCATCCGTACGCCGGAAGGCCTGTTGACGATCGACAACGACTACGTCCTGGCGATGACCGGTTACCAACCCAACTTCGCCTTCCTGGAAGGCATGGGGATCACCTTAAGCCAGGATGCCCTCCGCCTCCCGGCCTACAACCCCGACACCATGGAAACCAACCTGCCCGGGGTGTACCTCGCGGGGGTGGTGTGCGGGGGGATGAATACGCACAAGTGGTTTATCGAAAACTCGCGCGTGCACGCGGAAGTCATTCTGCGACACATCACTTCCTTATGA
- a CDS encoding M16 family metallopeptidase has protein sequence MQKNLLQVLGSACLLLTLSTTHAQVNLDTVLPVDPQVRIGHLDNGLTYYIRRNGLPEKKVELRLVVNAGSILEDENQRGLAHFCEHMAFNGTKHFQKNDLVSFLQSIGVQFGADLNAFTSFDETEYILPIPTDKPGNLDTGFLILEDWAHNVSYTTQDINEERPVILEESRLGKGAGQRMRDKYFPVLFAGSKYAERLPIGLDSIIRNFSPDTLRKFYHDWYRPDLMAVVVVGDVDPDKAEALIKQHFAGLTNPSPELPRIYADVPARNQSEGLVVTDKEATNYNVELLYSFQKKQPVVTLSNYRNDMLKELFRIMIGQRLAELTQKENPPFLNASAGFTDIVRQYEAFYGSALVGKDGVDRSGNALIQEIDRVRQFGFTDAELTRGKKSLLNSMEQAYQERDKTESGDLVDEYIQNFLEQEPVPGIANEYRYYNELMPGITAAEVSALTGELKENPHYLVLLTGPDKGNFPLPSSDSLLAMADHASAMTVQPYEEKAVATDLITDKPKPGTVVKESKNAALGTTELTFASGVKVILKPTDFKNDEILLQGFRKGGQNVYGAADRYNAAYASEIVQAMGIGDFSPTDLKKINAGKTVTVTPQLGALSANLSGSSSVKDLETMLQMVYLYCTNPRKDTALFRAYVSRRVTALQFLMANPQAAFIDTMQQTLYQGNPLAPILVPHADYFKNLSADRILQLFKEQFGTGKGFTFTLVGSFEVEKVKPLLEQYLGSLPAEGKTFGFVDNGVRPLEKGTTLVAHKGKDKKCLILKFYNAQVPYSESSDLALDGLSEVLNIRIIDRLREKIGGIYSGGTFADMSRYPYGNASLVLQLPCNPDKKDTLLTAFREELDKIKKEGPTAEDLAKVKAQWQEKHVTDVKENTYWQEALHSIYLLDATPGATVDYLGRISALKASDIQAVAKLVTPESQSFTAIMLPAE, from the coding sequence ATGCAAAAAAACCTTTTACAGGTCCTTGGTTCGGCCTGCTTACTCCTGACCTTGTCAACAACCCATGCCCAGGTGAACCTGGATACCGTATTGCCTGTCGATCCGCAGGTTCGCATCGGCCACCTGGATAACGGGCTGACCTATTACATCCGCCGCAACGGACTTCCGGAAAAAAAGGTGGAACTACGCCTTGTTGTCAATGCGGGTTCCATTTTAGAAGACGAAAACCAGCGGGGGCTCGCACACTTTTGCGAACACATGGCGTTTAACGGCACCAAGCATTTTCAAAAGAACGACCTCGTCAGCTTTCTGCAAAGCATCGGGGTGCAGTTCGGTGCGGACCTGAACGCCTTTACCAGTTTTGACGAAACCGAATATATTCTCCCCATTCCCACCGACAAACCGGGAAACCTGGACACGGGCTTTCTGATCTTGGAGGACTGGGCCCACAACGTTTCGTATACGACCCAGGATATCAACGAAGAACGCCCGGTCATCCTTGAAGAAAGCCGCCTGGGAAAAGGAGCCGGTCAGCGGATGCGCGACAAGTATTTCCCGGTGCTTTTTGCCGGATCGAAGTATGCCGAGCGGCTGCCGATCGGGCTTGATTCGATCATCCGGAACTTTTCACCGGATACGCTCCGGAAATTCTACCACGACTGGTATCGCCCGGACCTCATGGCGGTAGTCGTTGTCGGAGACGTGGACCCCGACAAGGCCGAGGCGCTGATCAAACAGCACTTTGCGGGGCTGACCAATCCTTCCCCCGAACTCCCGAGGATATATGCCGATGTGCCGGCGCGTAATCAGTCCGAAGGGCTGGTCGTGACGGACAAGGAAGCCACCAACTACAACGTCGAGCTCCTTTATTCCTTCCAGAAGAAGCAGCCGGTGGTTACCCTCTCGAACTATCGTAATGATATGTTGAAGGAGCTTTTCCGGATCATGATCGGACAGCGCCTGGCGGAACTGACGCAAAAGGAAAACCCGCCCTTTCTCAATGCCAGCGCCGGTTTTACGGACATCGTCCGCCAGTACGAAGCCTTCTATGGGAGCGCCCTGGTGGGTAAAGACGGCGTCGACCGTTCCGGAAACGCGCTGATCCAGGAAATTGACCGCGTCAGACAATTTGGATTTACGGATGCGGAACTGACCCGGGGCAAGAAAAGCCTGCTCAACTCCATGGAACAGGCGTATCAGGAACGGGACAAGACGGAATCGGGCGACCTCGTCGATGAATATATCCAAAACTTCCTGGAACAGGAACCGGTCCCGGGCATCGCCAATGAATACCGGTATTATAATGAATTGATGCCGGGGATCACGGCTGCGGAGGTCAGTGCGCTGACCGGCGAGCTGAAAGAAAACCCGCACTACCTCGTGCTGCTAACGGGGCCGGACAAGGGGAACTTCCCGCTCCCCTCCAGCGACAGCCTGCTGGCGATGGCCGACCATGCTTCTGCCATGACCGTGCAGCCCTACGAGGAAAAGGCGGTGGCGACCGACCTCATTACCGACAAACCCAAACCGGGTACGGTGGTGAAGGAAAGCAAGAATGCCGCCTTAGGAACGACCGAGCTAACCTTTGCCTCCGGGGTCAAGGTGATCCTCAAACCCACCGATTTTAAAAACGACGAGATCCTGTTGCAAGGTTTCCGTAAGGGCGGACAGAACGTATATGGCGCGGCCGACCGGTACAATGCCGCGTATGCCTCGGAAATCGTACAGGCCATGGGGATCGGCGATTTTTCGCCGACCGATCTCAAAAAAATCAACGCCGGGAAAACGGTGACGGTCACCCCCCAACTGGGTGCGCTGAGTGCGAACCTGAGCGGCAGCAGCAGCGTGAAGGACCTGGAGACGATGCTCCAGATGGTTTATCTATATTGCACGAACCCCCGGAAGGACACCGCCCTTTTCCGGGCGTATGTTAGCCGCCGGGTAACGGCGCTGCAATTCCTGATGGCCAACCCTCAGGCAGCTTTCATCGATACCATGCAACAAACCCTTTACCAGGGTAATCCATTGGCGCCCATCCTGGTCCCCCACGCCGATTATTTCAAGAACCTCAGCGCGGACCGGATCCTCCAACTGTTCAAGGAACAGTTTGGCACGGGCAAAGGCTTTACCTTCACGCTCGTCGGGAGCTTCGAGGTCGAAAAGGTAAAACCCCTCCTTGAGCAATACCTGGGCTCGCTGCCCGCCGAAGGTAAAACTTTCGGATTCGTAGATAACGGCGTACGTCCCCTGGAAAAGGGCACGACCCTGGTCGCCCACAAGGGCAAAGACAAAAAATGCCTCATCCTCAAATTCTACAACGCGCAGGTGCCCTATAGCGAGTCTTCCGACCTGGCCCTGGATGGCCTTTCTGAGGTACTCAACATCCGCATCATCGACCGTCTCCGTGAAAAGATCGGGGGTATCTATTCCGGCGGCACCTTTGCGGATATGAGCCGCTATCCTTACGGCAATGCCTCCCTTGTCCTCCAGCTTCCCTGCAACCCCGACAAGAAGGATACGCTCCTGACTGCTTTCAGGGAAGAGCTCGACAAAATCAAAAAGGAAGGCCCCACGGCGGAAGACCTCGCCAAGGTCAAGGCCCAATGGCAGGAAAAGCACGTGACCGATGTCAAGGAAAACACCTACTGGCAGGAAGCGTTGCACAGCATTTACCTCCTGGACGCCACCCCCGGCGCCACCGTCGACTACCTGGGGCGTATATCCGCACTGAAGGCGTCCGATATACAGGCGGTCGCGAAATTGGTGACCCCGGAGAGCCAGAGCTTTACGGCGATTATGCTGCCGGCCGAATAA
- a CDS encoding response regulator encodes MQNKIQIAIIDDDKIFQLITNKTLNTIDLVGHIWQFYNGEEALMYLQDHAAQPDALPDIILLDINMPVVDGWTFLKDYFPLHSQLSKPISIHMVSSSIDPKDIERATGTPLVQEYIIKPITKDKILDVIRQKMEQLEA; translated from the coding sequence ATGCAGAATAAGATCCAGATCGCTATCATTGACGACGACAAGATATTCCAGCTCATCACCAACAAGACGCTGAATACCATTGATCTGGTAGGGCACATCTGGCAGTTCTACAACGGCGAAGAAGCACTGATGTATCTGCAGGACCACGCCGCCCAACCCGACGCCCTTCCCGATATCATCCTCCTGGACATCAACATGCCGGTCGTCGACGGCTGGACCTTTCTCAAGGACTACTTCCCTCTGCACAGTCAGCTATCCAAACCCATCTCCATCCACATGGTGAGCTCCTCCATCGACCCCAAGGACATCGAACGCGCCACCGGAACGCCCCTCGTCCAGGAATACATCATCAAGCCCATCACCAAGGATAAGATCCTGGACGTGATCCGGCAGAAGATGGAACAGCTCGAAGCGTAG
- a CDS encoding PAS domain-containing protein: MKTLESKSDFYKLLVENSKEIICLQQEDGRILYVNPAFHETLGYPPSEVIGHIPNPWIHPDDAPWLEREFADAIEYWKNHKGTSTLRVRYRLRCRSQRYLWLHSQVTFMESPETGQLQFLTNSQDITFYMALEEELLSINRLSEDSSAMARIGGWQFDLETERLTWSPEVKRIHEVTPDYVPNLEEAIHFYAPEGRSIIEAQVAKSIQDGESWDLELPLITARGNRKWVRAQGEAEVQGGRVVRLYGAFQDITRAYKIKEQIRLNEQKFKAIFHAMFQFIGLLSPDGRLLEANDSALRFAGVELDQVLNRPFWEAFWWTESSKVQVKEYIRQAAQGQFVRDEISVHSTAGELLTLDFSIKPIFDDNGKVVMLIPEGRNITRQKRTEARLRLTQFSIDQASLPVIWAEHDGAITYINEYGCSILGRAAEELQGTPLWELYAEGTQEGYDSFWNDLKEQKVVNMQRSVTLKSGRVLEIEVTANYLSYGDQESSVTFFQDVTERIQAERHLVESEQRLRYALEGTGGGLWDWNLDSGSVYLSPIWKSMLGYQDTELENSYQSWYHQIHPEDKQKMLQTIQSVYDPSNNTFSLLHRLRTKTGEYRYILSKGIVIQRTHQGKPERIIGINSDLTNQIQTQEKLIETQQRFHHAFFNSGIGMAIVAPNGGWIDVNDATCRITGYSRTELLQLTFQDITHPDDVDKDVQGTMALLNGQIEMHTMEKRYIHKQGHTIWVNLNATVVRNKIGEPQFFVSHIEDITSLKTAQQSLERQNLRLISSAEHLTRKNKQLAEFSQIVSHNLRAPVSNISILLQYYKDAKTAEEKEELVDLLTQSSTALLDTLNELTEVIKVQQDKYIQKEALSFEHVFDKVKQMHAAQIAELKACIHQDFSAAPAIRYPSIYLESILMNLLNNALKYAEPTRKPVITVRTCWKNDNLLLEFSDNGRGINLDKHSGNIFKLYKTFHKHPDAKGLGLYMTKNQVEAMGGKIFVESKEFEGTKFIINFNQYQAPDAE, translated from the coding sequence TTGAAAACGCTGGAATCCAAATCCGATTTTTACAAACTCCTTGTGGAAAACAGCAAGGAAATAATCTGTTTGCAACAGGAAGACGGACGGATTCTCTACGTCAATCCCGCTTTTCACGAGACCCTTGGTTATCCCCCTTCAGAAGTGATCGGTCACATACCCAACCCCTGGATACATCCCGACGATGCGCCCTGGCTGGAACGGGAATTCGCCGACGCCATTGAATACTGGAAAAATCACAAAGGCACCTCTACCCTAAGGGTGCGCTACCGGCTCCGCTGCCGGAGCCAGCGATACCTATGGTTGCACTCCCAGGTCACCTTTATGGAGTCGCCGGAAACGGGTCAACTGCAATTCCTGACCAATTCCCAGGACATTACCTTTTACATGGCGCTGGAAGAGGAGCTGTTGTCCATCAACCGCCTGTCCGAAGACAGCAGCGCCATGGCGCGGATCGGGGGCTGGCAGTTCGACCTCGAAACGGAACGCCTGACCTGGTCTCCCGAGGTCAAACGGATACACGAAGTCACCCCGGATTACGTCCCCAACCTGGAAGAAGCGATCCATTTTTATGCGCCGGAGGGCCGGTCCATTATTGAAGCGCAGGTAGCTAAATCGATACAGGACGGTGAAAGCTGGGACCTGGAATTGCCGTTGATCACCGCCCGGGGTAACCGCAAATGGGTGCGTGCCCAGGGCGAGGCCGAAGTGCAGGGCGGCAGGGTGGTCCGGCTTTATGGCGCTTTCCAGGACATCACCCGCGCCTATAAAATCAAAGAACAGATCCGGCTCAACGAGCAAAAGTTCAAGGCCATCTTCCACGCCATGTTCCAGTTCATCGGGCTCCTCAGCCCGGACGGCCGCCTCCTGGAGGCCAACGATAGCGCCCTTCGTTTTGCGGGTGTGGAGCTGGACCAGGTGCTCAACCGGCCCTTTTGGGAGGCCTTCTGGTGGACGGAATCGTCAAAGGTCCAGGTAAAAGAATACATCCGCCAGGCGGCGCAGGGCCAATTCGTACGGGACGAGATCAGTGTACACAGTACCGCCGGCGAACTCCTGACGCTTGATTTTTCCATAAAACCCATCTTCGACGACAACGGAAAGGTGGTCATGCTCATCCCTGAGGGAAGGAACATCACCCGTCAAAAACGAACCGAGGCCCGGCTGCGATTGACGCAGTTTTCCATAGACCAGGCTTCCCTGCCGGTCATCTGGGCGGAACACGACGGGGCCATTACCTATATCAACGAGTACGGCTGCAGCATTCTGGGGCGTGCGGCGGAGGAGCTGCAGGGCACCCCGCTGTGGGAACTGTACGCGGAAGGTACGCAGGAGGGATACGATTCCTTCTGGAACGACCTCAAGGAGCAAAAGGTCGTCAACATGCAACGGTCGGTGACCCTGAAGAGCGGGCGGGTCCTGGAAATCGAGGTCACCGCCAACTACCTCTCCTACGGGGACCAGGAATCGAGCGTGACCTTTTTCCAGGACGTCACCGAACGGATCCAGGCGGAGCGCCACCTGGTGGAAAGCGAGCAAAGACTCCGTTACGCCCTGGAGGGCACGGGGGGTGGTCTTTGGGACTGGAACCTGGACTCGGGCAGTGTCTACCTCTCCCCCATCTGGAAGTCCATGCTGGGCTACCAGGACACGGAGCTGGAAAACAGTTACCAATCCTGGTATCACCAGATCCACCCGGAGGACAAGCAAAAAATGTTGCAGACCATACAGTCCGTATACGATCCCTCCAACAATACTTTTTCCCTCCTCCATCGCCTGCGGACGAAAACCGGTGAATACCGGTACATCCTATCAAAGGGGATCGTCATCCAGCGCACCCACCAGGGTAAACCGGAGCGGATCATCGGGATCAACTCCGACCTGACCAACCAGATACAAACCCAGGAAAAGCTCATCGAGACCCAGCAGCGCTTCCACCATGCTTTTTTCAACTCGGGTATCGGGATGGCCATCGTCGCGCCCAACGGGGGCTGGATCGACGTCAACGACGCGACCTGCCGGATCACGGGCTACAGCCGGACCGAGCTGCTGCAGTTGACCTTCCAGGACATCACCCATCCAGACGACGTGGACAAGGACGTACAAGGCACGATGGCCCTGTTAAATGGCCAGATCGAGATGCACACGATGGAAAAAAGGTATATCCATAAACAAGGGCATACCATCTGGGTCAACCTGAACGCCACGGTCGTTCGTAACAAGATCGGAGAACCCCAGTTCTTCGTATCGCATATAGAAGACATCACCTCGCTGAAAACGGCCCAGCAGTCCCTGGAACGCCAGAACCTGCGCCTGATTTCGAGCGCGGAACACCTTACCCGCAAGAACAAGCAGCTCGCCGAGTTCTCCCAGATCGTGTCGCATAACCTCAGGGCGCCTGTCAGTAATATTTCGATCCTCTTGCAGTATTATAAGGACGCCAAAACGGCGGAGGAAAAGGAGGAACTGGTGGACCTCCTGACACAAAGCTCCACCGCGCTGCTGGACACCCTCAACGAACTAACGGAGGTGATCAAGGTCCAGCAGGACAAATACATCCAAAAGGAAGCCCTTAGTTTTGAGCACGTTTTCGACAAGGTCAAACAAATGCACGCCGCCCAGATCGCCGAGCTGAAGGCTTGTATACACCAGGATTTCTCCGCGGCACCGGCCATCAGATATCCTTCCATCTACCTGGAAAGCATCCTGATGAACCTGCTAAACAACGCCCTGAAGTATGCCGAACCTACCCGCAAACCCGTGATCACCGTTCGCACCTGCTGGAAAAACGATAACCTCCTGCTGGAGTTCAGCGACAACGGCCGCGGGATCAACCTGGACAAGCACAGCGGCAACATTTTCAAGCTGTATAAGACCTTTCATAAACACCCTGATGCAAAAGGTTTGGGCCTTTATATGACAAAAAACCAGGTGGAAGCCATGGGAGGCAAGATTTTTGTGGAGAGCAAGGAGTTTGAGGGCACCAAATTTATTATTAACTTCAATCAATATCAGGCACCCGATGCAGAATAA